In one Balaenoptera acutorostrata chromosome 5, mBalAcu1.1, whole genome shotgun sequence genomic region, the following are encoded:
- the GNPDA2 gene encoding glucosamine-6-phosphate isomerase 2 isoform X4, with protein MDEYVGLPRNHPESYHSYMWNNFFKHIDIDPNNAHILDGNATDLQAECDAFEKKIKEAGGIDLFVGGIGPDGHIAFNEPGSSLVSRTRVKTLAMDTILANAKYFDGDLSKVPTMALTVGVGTVMDAREVMILITGAHKAFALYKAIEEGVNHMWTVSAFQQHPRTIFVCDEDATLELRVKTVKYFKGLMHVHNKLVDPLYSMKEAN; from the exons ATGGATGAGTATGTAG GACTTCCCAGAAATCATCCTGAAAGCTACcattcttatatgtggaataactTTTTTAAGCATATTGATATAGACCCTAATAATGCTCATATCCTTGATGGGAATGCTACAGATTTACAAGCAGAATGTgatgcatttgaaaagaaaataaaagaagctgGAGGAATTGATCTTTTTGTTGGAG GAATTGGTCCAGATGGTCATATTGCTTTCAATGAGCCAGGATCCAGTTTAGTATCAAGGACAAGAGTAAAGACTCTAGCAATGGACACCATTTTGGCAAATGCTAAATATTTTGATGGAGATTTATCAAAAGTGCCAACTATGGCTCTAACAGTTGGTGTGGGGACAGTGATGGATGCTAGAGAA GTAATGATCCTCATAACAGGTGCACACAAGGCATTTGCTCTCTACAAAGCAATAGAAGAAGGAGTCAATCACATGTGGACTGTTTCAGCTTTCCAGCAACATCCCCGAACTATTTTTGTATGTGATGAAGATGCTACTTTAGAATTAAGAGTTAAAACTGTGAAATACTTTAAAG gtttaATGCATGTGCACAATAAACTTGTGGATCCACTGTACAGTATGAAAGAAGCAAATTGA
- the GNPDA2 gene encoding glucosamine-6-phosphate isomerase 2 isoform X3, with the protein MRLVILDNYDLASEWAAKYICNRIIQFRPGQDRYFTLGLPTGLPRNHPESYHSYMWNNFFKHIDIDPNNAHILDGNATDLQAECDAFEKKIKEAGGIDLFVGGIGPDGHIAFNEPGSSLVSRTRVKTLAMDTILANAKYFDGDLSKVPTMALTVGVGTVMDAREVMILITGAHKAFALYKAIEEGVNHMWTVSAFQQHPRTIFVCDEDATLELRVKTVKYFKGLMHVHNKLVDPLYSMKEAN; encoded by the exons ATGAGGCTTGTAATTCTTGATAACTATGACTTGGCTAGTGAATGGGCAGCCAAATACATCTGTAATCGCATCATTCAATTCAGACCTGGACAGGACAGATATTTTACACTGGGTTTGCCAACAG GACTTCCCAGAAATCATCCTGAAAGCTACcattcttatatgtggaataactTTTTTAAGCATATTGATATAGACCCTAATAATGCTCATATCCTTGATGGGAATGCTACAGATTTACAAGCAGAATGTgatgcatttgaaaagaaaataaaagaagctgGAGGAATTGATCTTTTTGTTGGAG GAATTGGTCCAGATGGTCATATTGCTTTCAATGAGCCAGGATCCAGTTTAGTATCAAGGACAAGAGTAAAGACTCTAGCAATGGACACCATTTTGGCAAATGCTAAATATTTTGATGGAGATTTATCAAAAGTGCCAACTATGGCTCTAACAGTTGGTGTGGGGACAGTGATGGATGCTAGAGAA GTAATGATCCTCATAACAGGTGCACACAAGGCATTTGCTCTCTACAAAGCAATAGAAGAAGGAGTCAATCACATGTGGACTGTTTCAGCTTTCCAGCAACATCCCCGAACTATTTTTGTATGTGATGAAGATGCTACTTTAGAATTAAGAGTTAAAACTGTGAAATACTTTAAAG gtttaATGCATGTGCACAATAAACTTGTGGATCCACTGTACAGTATGAAAGAAGCAAATTGA
- the GNPDA2 gene encoding glucosamine-6-phosphate isomerase 2 isoform X2 — MRLVILDNYDLASEWAAKYICNRIIQFRPGQDRYFTLGLPTGSTPLGCYKKLIEYHKNGDLSFKYVKTFNMDEYVGLPRNHPESYHSYMWNNFFKHIDIDPNNAHILDGNATDLQAECDAFEKKIKEAGGIDLFVGGIGPDGHIAFNEPGSSLVSRTRVKTLAMDTILANAKYFDGDLSKVPTMALTVGVGTVMDAREVMILITGAHKAFALYKAIEEGVNHMWTVSAFQQHPRTIFVCDEDATLELRVKTVKYFKGPTPIAPIA, encoded by the exons ATGAGGCTTGTAATTCTTGATAACTATGACTTGGCTAGTGAATGGGCAGCCAAATACATCTGTAATCGCATCATTCAATTCAGACCTGGACAGGACAGATATTTTACACTGGGTTTGCCAACAG GGAGTACACCTTTAGGATGTTATAAAAAACTAATAGAATATCACAAGAATGGAGacctttcttttaaatatgtgaaGACCTTTAACATGGATGAGTATGTAG GACTTCCCAGAAATCATCCTGAAAGCTACcattcttatatgtggaataactTTTTTAAGCATATTGATATAGACCCTAATAATGCTCATATCCTTGATGGGAATGCTACAGATTTACAAGCAGAATGTgatgcatttgaaaagaaaataaaagaagctgGAGGAATTGATCTTTTTGTTGGAG GAATTGGTCCAGATGGTCATATTGCTTTCAATGAGCCAGGATCCAGTTTAGTATCAAGGACAAGAGTAAAGACTCTAGCAATGGACACCATTTTGGCAAATGCTAAATATTTTGATGGAGATTTATCAAAAGTGCCAACTATGGCTCTAACAGTTGGTGTGGGGACAGTGATGGATGCTAGAGAA GTAATGATCCTCATAACAGGTGCACACAAGGCATTTGCTCTCTACAAAGCAATAGAAGAAGGAGTCAATCACATGTGGACTGTTTCAGCTTTCCAGCAACATCCCCGAACTATTTTTGTATGTGATGAAGATGCTACTTTAGAATTAAGAGTTAAAACTGTGAAATACTTTAAAG GCCCTACTCCAATAGCTCCAATAGCTTGA
- the GNPDA2 gene encoding glucosamine-6-phosphate isomerase 2 isoform X1 — MRLVILDNYDLASEWAAKYICNRIIQFRPGQDRYFTLGLPTGSTPLGCYKKLIEYHKNGDLSFKYVKTFNMDEYVGLPRNHPESYHSYMWNNFFKHIDIDPNNAHILDGNATDLQAECDAFEKKIKEAGGIDLFVGGIGPDGHIAFNEPGSSLVSRTRVKTLAMDTILANAKYFDGDLSKVPTMALTVGVGTVMDAREVMILITGAHKAFALYKAIEEGVNHMWTVSAFQQHPRTIFVCDEDATLELRVKTVKYFKGLMHVHNKLVDPLYSMKEAN; from the exons ATGAGGCTTGTAATTCTTGATAACTATGACTTGGCTAGTGAATGGGCAGCCAAATACATCTGTAATCGCATCATTCAATTCAGACCTGGACAGGACAGATATTTTACACTGGGTTTGCCAACAG GGAGTACACCTTTAGGATGTTATAAAAAACTAATAGAATATCACAAGAATGGAGacctttcttttaaatatgtgaaGACCTTTAACATGGATGAGTATGTAG GACTTCCCAGAAATCATCCTGAAAGCTACcattcttatatgtggaataactTTTTTAAGCATATTGATATAGACCCTAATAATGCTCATATCCTTGATGGGAATGCTACAGATTTACAAGCAGAATGTgatgcatttgaaaagaaaataaaagaagctgGAGGAATTGATCTTTTTGTTGGAG GAATTGGTCCAGATGGTCATATTGCTTTCAATGAGCCAGGATCCAGTTTAGTATCAAGGACAAGAGTAAAGACTCTAGCAATGGACACCATTTTGGCAAATGCTAAATATTTTGATGGAGATTTATCAAAAGTGCCAACTATGGCTCTAACAGTTGGTGTGGGGACAGTGATGGATGCTAGAGAA GTAATGATCCTCATAACAGGTGCACACAAGGCATTTGCTCTCTACAAAGCAATAGAAGAAGGAGTCAATCACATGTGGACTGTTTCAGCTTTCCAGCAACATCCCCGAACTATTTTTGTATGTGATGAAGATGCTACTTTAGAATTAAGAGTTAAAACTGTGAAATACTTTAAAG gtttaATGCATGTGCACAATAAACTTGTGGATCCACTGTACAGTATGAAAGAAGCAAATTGA